From a region of the Sesamum indicum cultivar Zhongzhi No. 13 linkage group LG3, S_indicum_v1.0, whole genome shotgun sequence genome:
- the LOC105157903 gene encoding receptor-like protein kinase, whose amino-acid sequence MKIALSCFFLIFLLSASILSVSALSLDGTTLLSLVRHWKMVPPTMKFSWNASDSTPCSWFGVRCNPNNFVDELNLSNLGISGQLGPEIAYLKHLTSIDLSNNSFSGSIPSELGNCSRLEALELSLNSFSGQVPESLGDLQNLEYLSLFSNSLVGEIPESLFRTPFLDTISLNNNGLSGSIPSIVGNMSELAYLYLDYNQLSGTIPSSIGNCSTLQELYLNDNLLEGVLPDSLNNLDQLVSLFVENNNLEGRIPLGSGNCKELRNLVLSNNMFSGGVPPGLGNCSSLTKLAAISCNLSGHIPSSLGRLTKLILLYLSENQLSGAIPPELGNCKALSDLQLYGNQLEGGIPSELGMLNALQTLMLFTNRLGGEIPTSIWKIQSLQNLLVYDNNFVGEIPPEITELKHLRNISLFDNQFTGIIPQGLGINSSLTQVDFTRNKFTGSIPPNLCFRKQLRKLILGQNHFQGSIPSDIGNCFTLTRLILKQNNLTGTLPEFVENPNLLFMDLSNNSFRGAIPSSLGNLTSITSMDLSLNKLTGHIPSELGSLVELEALNLSHNALEGWLPSELSGCYKLSKLDMSHNILNGTIPSSLRSLKELTILDLSENRFGGGIPTSIFQLGKLSFLQLGSNQLGGSIPPSIGLGIEAQSLRLLNLSSNRLTGHVPQELRNLKMLEDLHICCNNLSGSLEAIGKLHSLIQVNISYNAFSGPVPPALMKLVISSPSSFIGNPDLCINCHPQSGVSCQGYSTIKSCYLQSRKRGLKHLYIAIIVCGSFLFAVFLVLGISCMFLRHKGREQNLSFSLEEGASSLLNQVMEATENLNDRYVIGRGAHGTVYKVTLGPTKVYALKKLAFVGFKGGNTSMIREIQTIGKVRHRNLIRLEDFWLRKEYGLLLYNYMKNGSLHDVLHETRPPPLLEWKIRYKIALGTAQGLSYLHFDCDPAIIHRDIKPMNILLDSELEPHISDFGVAKLLDESVTSTPSSMVQGTIGYMAPERAFSTKCSKECDVYAYGIVLLELLTRKKVLDPSFGGEVDMVGRVRSAWIETEDIETIVDHSLVDEFVDSTIKEQVKGVFLVALRCTEREPSARPSMRDVVKQLMVADSRSRSKHA is encoded by the exons ATGAAAATTGCTTTGAGTTGTTTCTTTCTGATATTCTTGCTGTCTGCCTCAATATTGAGTGTGTCTGCTTTGAGTTTAGATGGTACAACACTGTTATCACTGGTTAGGCACTGGAAGATGGTTCCTCCAACGATGAAGTTCAGCTGGAATGCTTCTGATTCCACGCCTTGTTCGTGGTTTGGGGTGCGTTGTAACCCCAACAACTTTGTTGATGAACTGAACTTGTCTAACTTGGGGATTTCAGGTCAACTGGGACCAGAAATCGCCTACTTAAAGCACTTGACATCAATTGACTTGAGCAATAACAGTTTTTCGGGTTCAATTCCTTCAGAGCTAGGCAATTGTAGTCGTCTGGAGGCTTTGGAGCTGTCTCTGAACAGCTTTTCTGGTCAAGTCCCGGAAAGTCTGGGAGATTTGCAAAACTTGGAGTATTTAAGCTTGTTCTCCAATTCTCTTGTTGGAGAAATTCCTGAATCCTTGTTTCGTACTCCATTCCTGGATACGATTTCCCTCAATAACAATGGGCTTAGTGGCTCAATTCCATCAATTGTTGGAAACATGAGTGAGCTTGCATATCTGTATTTGGACTACAATCAATTATCGGGAACTATCCCATCCTCCATAGGAAACTGCAGTACACTGCAAGAACTTTACCTGAATGATAACTTGCTGGAAGGTGTATTGCCTGATAGTTTGAATAATCTTGACCAGCTTGTCTCTTTGTTTGTGGAAAATAACAATTTGGAGGGCAGGATCCCGTTGGGTTCGGGAAATTGCAAGGAATTACGTAACCTAGTTCTATCGAACAACATGTTCAGTGGAGGTGTTCCGCCTGGATTGGGTAATTGCAGTAGCTTAACCAAGCTTGCTGCTATTAGTTGTAACTTAAGTGGACATATCCCTTCTTCTCTAGGACGACTCACTAAGCTGATACTTCTTTACCTGTCTGAGAATCAGTTATCTGGAGCAATTCCACCTGAATTAGGAAATTGCAAGGCTTTGTCAGATCTACAGCTGTATGGGAACCAGCTCGAAGGTGGCATTCCAAGTGAATTGGGTATGCTCAATGCACTACAAACCCTCATGCTTTTTACCAACCGGTTGGGCGGAGAAATTCCCACCAGCATTTGGAAGATTCAAAGCCTTCAAAATCTTCTCGtctatgataataattttgttggtGAGATACCCCCGGAGATCACGGAGCTAAAgcatttaagaaatatttccTTGTTTGATAATCAGTTTACTGGAATCATACCTCAAGGCTTGGGCATAAATAGCAGCCTAACCCAAGTGGACTTCACCAGAAACAAGTTTACTGGTTCTATACCACCAAACCTGTGCTTCAGAAAGCAATTGAGGAAGCTTATATTGGGTCAAAATCATTTTCAGGGAAGTATTCCTTCTGATATCGGAAATTGCTTTACTTTGACAAGACTGATTCTTAAACAGAATAATCTCACAGGTACGCTTCCAGAGTTTGTAGAAAACCCAAACCTTCTGTTTATGGATCTTAGCAACAATAGCTTCAGAGGGGCAATTCCCTCAAGCTTAGGGAACCTCACTAGCATTACCTCAATGGACTTGTCTCTCAATAAGCTTACTGGTCATATACCTTCTGAGCTAGGAAGCCTTGTGGAGCTTGAGGCTTTAAATCTGTCTCACAACGCTCTGGAAGGCTGGCTGCCATCAGAGTTATCAGGTTGTTACAAATTGTCAAAACTCGATATGAgtcataatatattaaatggcACTATACCGTCCAGCTTAAGAAGCTTGAAGGAATTAACCATTTTGGATCTTAGTGAAAATCGTTTTGGAGGGGGCATCCCGACTTCTATATTTCAACTTGGAAAGCTTTCATTTCTGCAGCTTGGTTCAAATCAATTAGGAGGGTCCATTCCTCCTTCGATAGGACTGGGGATTGAAGCTCAGAGCCTAAGATTGTTGAATCTCAGCAGTAACAGATTGACGGGTCACGTTCCACAGGAACTGCGAAACTTAAAAATGCTGGAGGACTTACATATCTGCTGCAACAATTTGTCTGGTAGTCTGGAAGCCATCGGCAAACTCCATTCTTTAATTCAGGTCAACATATCCTACAATGCTTTCTCCGGTCCTGTTCCACCTGCATTGATGAAATTGGTAATTTCGTCGCCCTCGTCATTTATTGGAAATCCAGACCTATGTATCAATTGTCATCCACAATCTGGAGTTAGCTGTCAGGGCTATAGCACCATCAAATCTTGTTATCTGCAATCGAGGAAAAGAGGTCTTAAGCATCTGTATATTGCAATAATAGTTTGTGGATCATTcctttttgctgtttttctgGTGCTTGGGATTTCTTGTATGTTTTTAAGGCACAAAGGCCGAGAACAGAACCTTTCATTCTCTTTAGAGGAGGGTGCTTCTTCCCTGCTCAATCAAGTTATGGAAGCCACTGAAAACCTAAATGATAGGTATGTTATTGGGAGGGGAGCCCACGGGACAGTGTACAAGGTCACATTAGGTCCAACTAAAGTGTATGCTTTGAAGAAGCTTGCGTTTGTTGGGTTTAAGGGTGGAAACACAAGTATGATTCGAGAAATACAGACAATTGGGAAGGTCAGGCACCGGAATTTAATTAGACTGGAGGACTTTTGGTTGCGAAAGGAGTATGGTTTACTTTTGTACAATTACATGAAAAATGGAAGCCTTCATGATGTTCTACACGAAACACGTCCTCCACCACTCCTGGAGTGGAAAATTCGGTATAAGATAGCACTTGGAACTGCTCAGGGACTATCCTATCTCCATTTTGACTGTGATCCTGCTATTATCCATCGAGATATCAAGCCAATGAACATTTTACTAGACTCAGAGTTGGAGCCACACATCTCTGACTTTGGCGTTGCTAAGCTCTTGGATGAGTCAGTTACTTCAACACCATCCAGCATGGTTCAGGGTACTATTGGATACATGGCTCCAg AAAGAGCATTCTCCACCAAATGCAGTAAGGAGTGCGATGTATATGCTTATGGTATTGTTTTGTTGGAACTGCTTACGAGAAAGAAAGTCTTAGATCCGTCATTTGGTGGGGAAGTGGATATGGTGGGGAGGGTGAGATCTGCATGGATTGAAACTGAAGATATTGAGACAATCGTGGATCATAGTCTTGTTGATGAATTTGTAGATTCCACCATAAAGGAGCAGGTAAAAGGTGTGTTCTTGGTAGCTTTGAGGTGCACGGAGAGGGAGCCAAGTGCAAGACCGTCTATGAGGGATGTCGTGAAGCAACTGATGGTGGCCGACTCCAGAAGCCGAAGCAAACATGCATAG
- the LOC105157904 gene encoding glutamate receptor 2.7 (The sequence of the model RefSeq protein was modified relative to this genomic sequence to represent the inferred CDS: added 34 bases not found in genome assembly), producing the protein MLNPNLFCLYLLLFMSFCIAPLSGHNATAVKAHVGIILDFDTTVGKITKTCLSMALEDFYAKRNHSTMIVPHFRDSYSDVVGAASAAIDLLKNVPVMAIVGPQKSIQADFVIDIGDKVRVPIISQATSPALSPKESPYFIRSAQCSSYQAEAIAAIVKAFGWRQVVFIYEDTNYGSGLVPFLTEGLLQDDALISYQSIISPSATNDQILQELYKLMTMGTRVFVVHMLPSLASRFFKMAKAAEMMSKGYTWVIADALTSLLDSVDSETIEAMQGVIGVKAYIPRSNEYDNFTRRWRKRFHKENPEMDRTELNVFGLWAYDSITALALAIERSGMTSPQFKKFDITTNQVVNGGNLTDLGAIGISSTGPSLVPLIRNFRSKGLSGDFSIVDGQLLPSAFRIVNVIGKGDNTVGFWTKTYGISGKLKPNDHKIVYSTNKDHLGAIVWPGQTTIVPKGWEMPTSGKKLRVGVPIKSGFTEFVKIERDAEPTGFCIDVFKEVMQSLPYAVQYEFIALGPPDGQGTAEYNDLVYQIFLGEIDAVVGDIAILANRSRFVDFSFPYTESGVSAVVPIKDNERKNAWIFMKPLTTDLWLTIGTFFVFTGFVVWVLEHRVNKEFRGPLLQQVGMIFWFSFSTIVFAHKEKVISNLTRFVVIVWFCVVLVLTSSYTANLTSMLTIQQLHPTITDLRDLSKNGDFVGYQVGSYVRGFLQSMNFEDSKLRSYSTLEDYDDALSRGSRNGGVAAIVDELPYLRLFLDKYSHKYTMVGPTNKTAGFGFAFRRGSPLVPDVSRAILDFREGGNLMRISNKWLGEEGCRDSDATGKTSKSLTLDSFKGLFLISLLSSSSALAIFLSIFFYENRVLLASDASIKQKIYALARVFDEEKDILSSKASRTPRGIPAAQSPAISISYQHEEVFSQDEGFSITEPGTPIHHATAS; encoded by the exons ATGCTCAATCCAAACttgttttgtttatatttgcTTCTGTTCATGAGCTTTTGCATCGCCCCACTGAGCGGTCATAATGCGACTGCTGTAAAGGCTCATGTTGGAatcattcttgattttgacACGACTGTGGGGAAGATAACCAAGACGTGTTTGTCTATGGCACTCGAAGATTTTTATGCCAAACGCAATCACAGCACAATGATTGTGCCTCACTTCAGGGATTCCTATAGTGATGTTGTTGGTGCAGCTTCTGCTG CCATAGATCTGCTTAAAAACGTCCCAGTAATGGCGATCGTCGGGCCTCAAAAATCCATTCAAGCAGACTTTGTGATAGATATTGGTGACAAAGTGAGAGTTCCAATAATTTCTCAAGCAACAAGTCCAGCTCTATCGCCCAAAGAATCACCTTACTTCATTAGATCAGCACAGTGCTCCTCTTATCAGGCTGAAGCAATTGCAGCAATTGTGAAGGCCTTTGGTTGGAGACAAGTAGTCTTTATCTATGAGGACACCAATTATGGAAGTGGATTAGTACCATTCCTGACTGAGGGCCTGCTGCAAGACGATGCTTTAATCTCGTACCAAAGTATTATCTCTCCTTCTGCCACAAATGATCAGATTCTTCAGGAACTCTACAAGTTAATGACCATGGGCACAAGAGTCTTTGTCGTGCATATGTTACCGTCTCTTGCTTCTCGTTTCTTTAAAATGGCAAAAGCAGCTGAGATGATGAGCAAGGGATACACATGGGTTATTGCTGATGCACTAACGAGTCTCCTGGATTCTGTGGATTCAGAAACTATTGAAGCAATGCAAGGTGTAATCGGCGTGAAGGCTTACATTCCAAGATCTAATGAATATGATAACTTCACTAGAAGATGGAGAAAGAGGTTTCACAAGGAGAATCCGGAGATGGATAGAACCGAACTTAATGTTTTTGGGCTGTGGGCATATGACAGCATAACAGCTTTAGCACTGGCAATCGAACGAAGTGGTATGACGTCCCcacaattcaagaaatttgacATAACCACGAACCAAGTGGTTAACGGAGGAAATTTGACAGATTTGGGAGCAATTGGGATTTCAAGTACCGGGCCATCACTTGTTCCATTGATCAGAAACTTTAGGTCAAAAGGGTTGAGTGGTGATTTCAGTATTGTTGATGGTCAGTTACTGCCATCTGCATTTCGGATAGTGAATGTAATTGGCAAAGGAGACAACACAGTTGGGTTCTGGACAAAAACATATGGGATTTCAGGGAAACTGAAACCAAACGATCACAAGATTGTTTACTCAACAAACAAGGACCACCTTGGGGCCATCGTATGGCCAGGCCAGACAACCATTGTGCCTAAAGGCTGGGAAATGCCTACAAGTGGGAAAAAGTTAAGGGTGGGAGTTCCTATAAAGAGTGGATTTActgaatttgtcaaaattgaaCGGGATGCTGAACCTACTGGTTTCTGCATTGATGTGTTCAAAGAAGTCATGCAGTCATTGCCATATGCTGTCCAATATGAGTTCATAGCTTTGGGGCCCCCTGATGGCCAAGGCACAGCAGAATATAATGATCTTGTTTATCAGATATTCCTTGGG GAGATCGATGCAGTTGTGGGCGATATCGCTATTCTAGCTAACAGATCAAGGTTT TTTCAGCCGTTGTGCCAATCAAGGATAATGAGAGGAAAAATGCTTGGATATTCATGAAACCTCTGACAACGGACCTCTGGTTAACTATTGGAACATTTTTCGTCTTCACTGGATTCGTGGTTTGGGTTCTTGAGCATCGCGTCAACAAAGAATTCCGAGGTCCACTGCTCCAGCAAGTTGGAATGATTTTCTGGTTCTCTTTCTCAACAATTGTTTTTGCTCATA AGGAGAAAGTGATTAGCAACCTGACAAGATTCGTGGTGATTGTATGGTTTTGTGTGGTGCTCGTCCTGACATCAAGTTACACGGCAAACTTGACATCGATGTTAACAATACAGCAGCTACATCCCACAATCACTGATCTCCGTGATCTGAGTAAAAATGGAGATTTTGTTGGATACCAGGTTGGATCATATGTTAGAGGATTCTTGCAGAGTATGAATTTCGAGGACTCCAAGTTAAGAAGTTATAGCACATTAGAAGATTATGATGATGCTCTTTCCAGAGGCAGCAGAAATGGAGGTGTAGCTGCAATTGTTGATGAACTCCCGTATCTCAGGCTCTTTCTTGACAAGTACAGCCACAAGTACACCATGGTTGGTCCTACCAATAAGACAGCTGGTTTCGGATTT GCATTCCGAAGGGGGTCACCCCTAGTCCCTGATGTTTCCAGAGcaattttagattttagaGAGGGGGGAAACTTGATGAGAATTTCAAACAAATGGCTTGGAGAAGAAGGGTGCCGCGATAGTGATGCAACTGGGAAGACCTCTAAGAGCCTCACGCTCGACAGTTTCAAGggcctttttttaatttctttgctATCATCATCTTCGGCTCTAGCCATATTCTtgtccattttcttttatgagaATCGGGTTTTATTGGCCTCCGATGCTTCGATCAAGCAAAAGATCTATGCACTTGCTAGAGTTTTTGATGAGGAAAAGGATATATTATCATCGAAGGCATCAAGAACTCCGAGAGGAATACCCGCCGCACAAAGTCCAGCAATCAGCATTTCATATCAACATGAAGAGGTGTTTTCCCAAGATGAAGGGTTCTCCATAACAGAACCAGGAACGCCTATCCATCATGCCACAGCAAGCTAA